One Phragmites australis chromosome 23, lpPhrAust1.1, whole genome shotgun sequence DNA window includes the following coding sequences:
- the LOC133906761 gene encoding auxin-binding protein 4-like: MGRGPLPARGPHFAGACRTVLLAALLAATAAASLPVADSSCPRDNSLVRDISQMHQSNYGREGFSHITVAGALAHGMKEVEVWLQTFSPGQRTPIHRHSCEEVFIVLKGKGTLLLGSSSFKYPGQPQEIAVFQNSTFSVPVNDPHQVWNSDEHEDLQVLVIISRPPIKIFIYDDWSMPHTAAKLKFPYYWDEDCLPVPKDEL; the protein is encoded by the exons ATGGGGCGTGGACCACTGCCCGCCCGTGGGCCCCACTTCGCCGGCGCCTGCCGCAccgtcctcctcgccgccctcctcgccgccaccgccgccgcctcactCCCAGTAGCGGATTCGTCCTGCCCCCGAG ACAATTCATTGGTGAGAGACATAAGCCAAATGCATCAAAGCAACTATGGGAGGGAAGGATTCTCGCATATAACTGTTGCTGGCGCGCTCGCTCACGGGATGAAAGAG GTGGAAGTGTGGCTTCAGACATTTAGTCCTGGCCAAAGGACGCCGATCCACAGGCATTCCTGTGAGGAGGTTTTCATTGTCCTCAAAGGGAAAGGCACACTCTTGCTGGGGTCGAGCTCGTTCAAGTACCCAGGACAGCCGCAGGAAATTGCTGTCTTTCAGAATAGCACATTTTCGGTTCCAGTAAATGATCCGCACCAG GTTTGGAATTCTGACGAGCACGaagatttgcaagttcttgtgATCATATCACGCCCACCTATCAAGAT ATTTATATATGATGACTGGAGTATGCCTCATACAGCCGCGAAGCTGAAGTTCCCCTACTACTGGGATGAGGACTGCTTACCAGTGCCTAAAGATGAACTCTAG